From a region of the Deltaproteobacteria bacterium genome:
- a CDS encoding DUF4215 domain-containing protein, with the protein MKNLNRKEGGFISVAIVLGLLILGLFAMSSNSVVNDSSTETANNTNKERANYYALAGIEYALRAIDQGQDPNGVKTFDMGSATLTINGNQITSVGKSDVAQVTRSITTAMSGSCVSMSCNNFHSNGKDLLGVYVSKACLSHPIIARMKVSFTPDNGEKVSGIQINSQSVYSDATGTKSGTFIDITDYTIPTTPSPDPVDFIRFSSNIVGAKSYTITSEYTDHTTSQVTCIDATAAQVCGNGIPETGEECDDGNKNNGDGCSSNCTVEPGYKCNGNPSSCSLIIPTPVCGNGAIEAGEACDDGNTNNGDGCSSTCQIENGFTCSGNPSVCAPIYVPVCGNGKLDQGEACDDANTKDGDGCSSTCTVESGYTCSGSPSKCTLIPPPASVCPNGIVETGESCDDGNSKNGDGCSSNCTVEPGYNCSGNPSVCIKPNVCGDGNKAGTEACDDGNTVNGDGCSSNCQIETGWACSGSPLSTCSKIPGSICGNGILESGEECDDGNVASNDGCSSSCKIEANYTCTGSPKSTCTPTIPTPVCGNGKIEAGEACDDGNKNNGDGCSSTCQIETDYACSGAPSVCDIAGKKYCICHYTSSGANPYNTISISENAVCAHIQQHGDIPGPCAGDTIAACKGAPPLPIDYPCLVSSNNLCGDGKIENAEACDDGNKVNGDGCSSNCIVESGYTCTGTPSKCTLPPSKCGNGKVETGEACDDGNQIGGDGCSANCTVEPNYTCTGAPSVCKLPTPVCGNGKLESGEACDDGNKTNGDGCSSTCTVEAGYACTGSPLSTCSLLCGNGKIDAGETCDDGNRTSGDGCSSTCQVEGNNVCTGAPSVCRLPIVTNASTGTVSVGKNCDSEIKVICNQITYGAGGPAIPVKMNRALNGSYFNNWMFSNTPVYEGEVFTESVASSAPAVYMIKANAKYGSFNSTYDSTNKNQTMIWVNGSNPPSNIAGFGGQKSLNTCLAPYIDMSAKKVKLAANESIITMELGVDVSQYPTSTAADFQDLTVLISAKNCK; encoded by the coding sequence ATGAAAAATTTAAATAGAAAAGAGGGTGGGTTCATCTCCGTTGCCATCGTGCTGGGCTTGCTGATTCTTGGCCTTTTTGCCATGAGCAGCAATAGTGTAGTGAACGATTCCTCAACGGAAACGGCGAATAACACGAACAAGGAAAGGGCGAATTACTACGCCCTGGCAGGCATCGAATATGCCCTCCGAGCGATTGATCAGGGCCAAGACCCCAACGGGGTAAAAACCTTTGACATGGGTTCGGCAACCCTTACGATCAATGGAAATCAAATCACCTCCGTTGGAAAATCGGATGTTGCCCAAGTGACCCGATCCATTACCACTGCGATGTCAGGCTCCTGCGTTTCGATGTCCTGCAACAATTTTCATTCCAATGGAAAAGATCTCCTGGGAGTTTATGTCAGCAAGGCCTGCCTCAGCCACCCTATTATTGCCCGCATGAAAGTGAGCTTTACTCCCGATAATGGTGAAAAAGTTTCAGGCATTCAAATTAATAGTCAATCGGTTTATAGCGATGCGACAGGCACCAAATCGGGAACCTTTATTGATATTACGGATTATACGATTCCCACCACCCCCTCGCCCGACCCTGTTGATTTCATCCGATTTTCTAGCAACATTGTGGGAGCTAAAAGCTATACCATTACTTCGGAGTACACTGACCATACTACCAGCCAAGTCACTTGTATCGACGCCACGGCTGCCCAAGTGTGTGGAAACGGAATTCCTGAGACCGGTGAAGAATGTGATGATGGAAATAAAAACAATGGAGACGGTTGTTCCTCCAATTGTACCGTCGAACCGGGTTATAAATGTAATGGGAATCCGAGTAGCTGTAGTTTAATCATTCCTACTCCTGTCTGTGGGAATGGGGCCATCGAAGCAGGTGAAGCCTGTGACGACGGTAATACCAACAACGGGGATGGCTGTTCTTCTACTTGTCAAATCGAAAACGGATTTACCTGTTCAGGAAACCCGAGCGTCTGTGCCCCCATCTATGTCCCCGTCTGCGGAAATGGAAAACTCGATCAGGGGGAGGCTTGCGACGATGCCAACACTAAAGATGGGGATGGCTGTTCTTCTACCTGTACCGTAGAATCTGGCTATACCTGTAGTGGGTCTCCCAGCAAATGTACACTCATTCCCCCTCCTGCGTCCGTCTGCCCTAATGGAATCGTAGAAACGGGAGAATCTTGCGACGATGGAAATTCCAAAAATGGAGATGGTTGTTCCTCCAATTGCACCGTAGAACCTGGATACAATTGCTCGGGTAATCCCAGTGTCTGCATCAAGCCCAATGTTTGCGGAGATGGAAACAAGGCCGGCACTGAGGCCTGTGATGATGGAAACACGGTCAATGGAGATGGTTGCTCCTCAAACTGTCAGATTGAAACAGGCTGGGCCTGCAGTGGATCTCCTCTCAGCACTTGCAGTAAAATTCCCGGTTCAATCTGCGGAAATGGCATTCTTGAAAGCGGTGAAGAATGTGACGATGGGAACGTCGCTAGTAACGATGGCTGTTCTTCAAGCTGTAAAATAGAAGCAAACTATACTTGTACGGGGTCACCCAAGAGCACCTGTACCCCAACGATTCCCACCCCTGTTTGTGGCAATGGAAAGATCGAAGCCGGCGAGGCTTGTGACGATGGAAACAAAAACAACGGGGATGGTTGTTCCTCTACCTGCCAGATTGAAACGGACTATGCCTGCTCGGGCGCGCCCAGCGTTTGTGACATCGCCGGAAAAAAATATTGCATCTGTCACTACACCAGTTCGGGGGCTAATCCTTATAATACAATCTCGATCAGCGAAAATGCCGTCTGTGCCCATATTCAGCAACATGGAGATATTCCAGGCCCTTGCGCGGGAGATACCATCGCCGCCTGTAAAGGTGCCCCTCCTTTGCCCATAGACTATCCTTGCCTGGTGAGCAGCAACAACCTTTGCGGGGATGGAAAGATAGAAAACGCCGAGGCCTGCGACGATGGAAATAAGGTGAACGGGGACGGTTGTTCTTCGAACTGCATCGTTGAATCTGGCTATACCTGCACGGGCACACCCAGCAAGTGCACGCTGCCTCCCTCCAAATGCGGAAATGGCAAGGTGGAAACGGGTGAGGCCTGTGATGACGGGAATCAAATCGGTGGAGACGGATGTAGTGCCAACTGCACGGTGGAACCCAACTATACCTGTACGGGCGCTCCCAGCGTCTGTAAACTTCCCACACCTGTGTGCGGAAATGGCAAACTGGAATCCGGTGAGGCCTGCGACGATGGAAATAAAACCAATGGAGATGGTTGCTCTTCCACCTGCACCGTTGAGGCAGGCTATGCCTGCACGGGTTCTCCTCTCAGCACCTGCAGCCTTCTCTGTGGTAACGGTAAAATCGATGCGGGTGAAACCTGTGATGATGGAAACAGAACCAGTGGAGATGGATGTTCTTCTACCTGTCAGGTGGAAGGCAATAATGTCTGCACGGGAGCGCCTAGTGTCTGCAGGCTTCCCATTGTGACCAATGCTTCTACAGGGACCGTCAGCGTTGGGAAAAACTGCGACTCCGAAATCAAGGTAATCTGTAATCAAATTACTTATGGCGCCGGAGGGCCGGCAATTCCTGTAAAAATGAATCGTGCCCTCAATGGGAGCTACTTCAACAACTGGATGTTCAGCAATACCCCTGTTTACGAAGGAGAGGTATTTACCGAATCGGTGGCCTCCAGCGCCCCTGCCGTTTATATGATCAAGGCCAATGCAAAATATGGCAGCTTTAATTCGACCTACGATTCCACGAACAAAAATCAGACCATGATTTGGGTAAATGGCAGCAATCCGCCTTCCAATATCGCAGGCTTTGGAGGACAAAAATCCCTCAATACCTGTTTGGCACCTTACATCGATATGAGTGCCAAGAAGGTGAAACTGGCCGCCAATGAATCCATTATCACGATGGAACTGGGAGTGGATGTGTCTCAGTATCCCACCAGTACCGCGGCGGACTTCCAGGATTTGACGGTGTTGATTAGCGCGAAGAATTGTAAATAA